The DNA region TCGGCCCTCCTTTCTTCTTAGATATGTGAGTTGCCGGAACTGAGCAAGGTtgagattctgaaaaataatgcCAAACATTACACTTGAAAAAATACCAATAGAGACTGTATACCTTCTGGAATATATTTCCACTGTATTTCTTCAGAATCTTCCTGTCTTGAAGgttgacattctgaaaaatccAACAATTACACTTTGTACAATAGTTACGAAAGATTACATACCTTCTTAAATAGATTGAGAAACTGTTCTTTCTGTTGCTTTCGAAATATCTTTCCCTTTTTCACTCCCATAACACTTTGTTGGAGCCAGAACCCTCAAATCTTCATCATGCATTTGGGAACACAACAAAATCTCGACATTGTGGGAATATAATTCGGAGAATAACTCGGCAAAATTAAAACTATCAGAGCGTACACAACAGGCGTAGAAGCAAAGAGGAACTTTGGTAGAAGGCAGTGAAATTTTGGTATCAGGATATACATTTTAAACACAGACGAAATGgtgtttgtttgtttacatttttcCTCAGTCTTGACACTATGACATGACATTACATTTCACGCGCATGCGCGTCATTTCTGCTGTTTACGATACGTTCGCTAGATGGCAGCCTTGTCAGCAGATTTTAGCGGTTCACGTTGTTTCTAAGCGAGTTTCACCCCCCTGACTTTCATTTCATGCAGGTTACATGGTGGTCTAGAAAAAATGAATGCCATAATATCACTAGGTCACTTTTGTGAGTCCCATGGACCCTGCGTGATTATGTGCACCCAAAAATCAAAGGAGGAACCCCAACAAACTCCTCACAGCCTTACAGTGCCTTGGTGTGAAGCATGCCAATCTGTAGATTTAGATCTTGCTTTGGTAACTAAAAACGAATCAGGTTGCTTTGTATCTACTCGAACTCCCCTTCAACAAGACTTGGCATTTCTGCTCAAGCAAGCCATAGTTAGAAGTTTAAGCTGTGAGGTAAGCGGATATAGATCTCAAAAGGAGAATGTGAAATTAATTGGGGGAATAATGTTCAGGAGGAAACCAGCAAAGAAGGTGGTACATTATATTTTGGAGATAATGAGAGAGGTCATATTATAAGCCACAGCTTTAGTCTGCAAGACTCGTTGGCCAGGGGTTTCCATAGAAAATACAGCATACTTATGCTTATGAAAGATAAGGTTAGTAGTCTTCTCAAGATAATTTATATCATTTTTACCGAACGTTTATACTTAGATTCATCTATTAAACTTATGGCCAAG from Coccinella septempunctata chromosome 1, icCocSept1.1, whole genome shotgun sequence includes:
- the LOC123309946 gene encoding uncharacterized protein LOC123309946; amino-acid sequence: MGVKKGKIFRKQQKEQFLNLFKKNVNLQDRKILKKYSGNIFQKNLNLAQFRQLTYLRRKEGRLRSRNIALREKVMMLKKTLGCLNKVNRTTFNFFMSQQMNQK